GCGATCGAGGCGGGCGACTTCCCGCGTTGGAAGCTCTTCATTCAGGTGATGACTGAAGCCCAGGCGAAAACTCATAAGCACAATCCCTTCGACCTGACCAAGGTCTGGCCGCAGGCGGAGTATCCGCTGATCGAGGCCGGCGTGATGGAGCTCAACCGCTACCCGGACAACTACTTCGCGGAAGTCGAGCAGGCCGCCTTCTCGCCCGCCAACATCGTGCCCGGCATCGGCTTTTCGCCCGACAAGATGCTCCAGGGCCGGCTGTTCTCCTATGGCGACACCCAGCGCTACCGGCTTGGCATCAACTTCAACCATATCCCGGTCAATGCGCCGAAATGCCCGTTCCAAAGCTACCACCGCGACGGCAAGATGCGCACCGACGGCAATCTCGGCGGGACGCTTACCTTCAATCCCAACAGCGCCGGACTCTGGGATAACCAGCCCGATTTCGACGAGCCGCCGCTGCCGATCGAGGGCGAAGCGGCGCACTGGGACCACCGCGTCGACGATGACCATTGGGAGCAGCCCGGCAACCTGTTCCGGAAGATGACCCCGGCGCAGCAGCAGGTGCTGTTCGAGAACACGGCGCGCGCGATGGGCGACGCGAGGACGCACATCAAGCAGCGTCACGTCGACAATTGCACCAAGGCCGATCCGGCCTACGGCGCAGGCGTCGCCAAGGCGCTAGGACTCAAATTCAAGCCGCAGGTGATCGCCGCCGAGTAGGATAGACCTGAACCACGCTCGCGTGGTGTCGAACAGCATGAGTGTCGGGGATTGCTAATTCAACGCGGCGGGTTAGCGCCCGTCGCGGCCTGATGCCGGCTTCTCGGACGCGGCGTTGCCCGGGTTCAGCCGGTTTCAGGTGCCTGGCTTAGGCCATCCAGTCCCCGGTGCCGATCTTGACCGCCACGTCCGCGCCGAGCGCGGCGTGGGGCCATGCCCCATTTTTCGCGCTGCCGGGCACGCCGAAAAAATAGGCCAATCGACGGCTTAGGACGTTCTTTTCCAATTTCGAATGAGCCCATGGGAGGACTTCGATCCTCTCGTCGCCGCCCATCGCCTGGCTCCGATGGGCGGTCGCGGCACGCTCAGTGTGACCTGCCACGTTCCGCGAATTCCACACCCGTTGCGAATGTAGACGACTGTTGCCCTTCGGTGACGGGCAAGATGGGTATCCAAGTGTAGATTTGTCCCGACCGAAGTTTTCGAATCCTTATTTTTTGCATTCTCATTTTCAAGGACACTTTCATGAAAAGACTTGGACTGAAGGTCGCTGCCGCGCTTTTGATGTTCGCTGGCGCTGCTTCTGCCGCTGATTTGCCGGCCCGTACCTACACGAAGGCGCCGCCGCCCATCGCACCCGTCACTAACTGGACGGGATTCTACGTCGGTATCGACGGAGGCTACGGCTGGACCAACAACACCGGGAATGGGACTTTCTTTACGCCCGCGGGGATTCCATTCGGTCCCGGCACCGCGGCGCCTCCCGGCAACGTGGCAAAGGCGCAGGGCGGCCTCGCCGGCGGCACCGCCGGCTACAATTGGCAAACCGGCGCGATCGTTTGGGGTATCGAGACCGATATTCAATGGTCTGACATCAAGGGTTCGGGATCGGTCATTGACCCTTGCTGCAGTCCCACGTTCCCGGGACCGAACGGCGTGTATAGCGCGTCGCAGAACCTGACCTGGTTTGGCACGACGCGCGGCCGCGTTGGCTGGCTGGCTACTCCCAACCTCCTGCTCTTTGCGACCGGCGGCGCGTTCTACGGCCACGAGAATGTGTCGTCGACCATCTTCTTCCCCGCATCGGGCTTTATGTATCCGGCGTCCAACAGCACGACGCGCGTCGGCTGGACGGTTGGCGGCGGTTTCGAATATCTCTTCGCCAGCTCTTGGTCCGCCAAGGTTGAGGGCCTCTACTACGACATGGGGAACATCAACAGTTCATTCACCTGTCCGGCCGGCGTCGCGACCTGCACCGTCGGCTTCACCCAGACTGGCACGTTCGCTTTGCATGGAGCAATCGTGCGCGCCGGTCTGAACTGGCACTTCAACCCCGGCCCGGTTGTCGCAAGGTACTGATGCGCACGGCTCAGGTTTGAGCAAAACAAAAAAGCCCCGGCGCTCGGCCGGGGCTTTTCTTTTCGCCAAGAGCACAGAGCCTATTCGGACGGGGATCCTTCAGGCTGACTCGAAACGTACAGCGCGACAATTCCTGTCAGCGCTTCACCGCTTCGCACGCGAGCCCATTTCGCACCAACTCCCTACCGACGAGTACGGCGAAGAGAATCCAGAAAGAAGCTGCGCCGGAGTGAGCCAGCCCATCGTTCGTCATCCGAAGAAGAGCACGTATCCGCCCAGAATGAGCACGTCGAACCATTCGGAAAACGGTTGGACATTTGTCGCCAGCAGCAACGATGCGAGCAGCACGCCGAGCAGAAACAATTGAAACTTGTACATGGACTTCCTCCGAGAGAATTCGCGCCTGATGTGAGCGATCCGCGCACGGACGCGTCGCAGGAGCGCGTCACGCCAAGGCATGAGCCATGGTCGGCCCACGAAGCGCGCGCCAAAGCGCCGATTGCGGAGCCGGCCGACGATCGCCGGCGTGTCTGCGGAACAGCGACCGTGCGCCGAACCGGTCGCTACTTCGCCGGCGCCTGATCGCAGGACACCGTCGGATTCATGTCGGCGAACGTGCCGTGCGGATTCGATCTCCAGGCCCAGACGTGCAGCTCGTAGAACGGGCCGGGGCCGTAGCGATTTGGCGCGTTGGTGAAATTGAAGAGCTGCCCCTCGAGCGAGGCGGGTCCTTTGGAAGCGATGTATTCGACCGCGATCAGCTCCATTTTGCCGTCGGTTTTCGGCTCGTACATGATCGCTTGCGGGCGCTCGATATCAACGCTGTCGCCGATCAGCGAGGCGTTGACATAGTGCACCCCCATCGCGCCGCCATCGGCGCCGCCGGCGCAAGGTATCGGAGTGTAACCTTCCGAAACGGCGACAGCGACGTCCTTGAAACGGTCGTTGGCGAGACGCACATGATCGGAAAGCGTGTGGCCGCCATCCGCCACGGCGGCGGTTCCAATTGCAGAGAGCGACAGGTAAGCGAGCCTTGCGGCCCAAGCCCAGGAAACGAGACGCAATTTTGTTCTCCTGATTTGATGCCCCGGCGGCAGCGTCACGAAGCGAGTGCCTCGAGTGCAGCGTGTTGTCCGAGGAGGGCAGGAGATATCGGGGGCCGTGGCAAAAGACTTTGCGGTAAGCTTTGCTTTCGCGCTAGATCTGCTTGATTTTTGATCGAGAAGGCTTTGTCGTCGCGTGCAATTTACCTTTGGCGATCACGCGCTTGACACTGACAAGCGGGAGCTGCGCCGCTCCGGCGAGCCGATTGCTGTCGAACCTCAGGTTTTTGATCTCTTGATCTACCTGATCCAGAACCGCGACCGCGTCGTCAGCAAGGATGACCTGTTCGCGGAAGTCTGGGGCGGCCGTATCGTCGCGGACTCGACGCTCGCTACCCGCATCAACGCCGCGCGCAAGGCGATCGGCGACAGCGGGAACGAGCAGCGGCTGATCCGCACGATTGCCCGCAGGGGCGTCCGGTTTGTCGGCGACGTGCAATCTCGGGAAGCAGCAATCGAATTTGCGCAAGCTGCCGATCCATCGCTCGACGAGCGCCTTTTCGCGGGCCAGGCCGGGCCGCCGTCGGACCGGCCCGCGATCGCGGTGCTTCCCTTCGTCAATATGAGCGGCGAGGCGGAGCAGGAGTATTTTTCCGACGGGATCAGCGAAGACATCATCACGGCCCTGTCGAAGCTGCGCTGGTTCTTCGTCATCGCGCGCAACTCCTCATTCGCCTACAAGGGCAAGTCCGTCCACATCAGGCAGATCGCCAAGGAGCTCGGCGTCGACTACGTCATCGAAGGGAGCGTGCGCAAGGCGGGCGAACGCATCCGCATCGCCGTTCAGCTCAACGACGTCACGACCGGCAGCCATCTCGGGGCGGAGCGGTACGATCGCGAGGTCGCCGGCGTCTTTGCCGTGCAGGACGAGATAACCGAAGCGATTGTCGCCACGATCGAGCCTCAGCTCTACGCCGCGGAGAATTTTCGCGCGCGGCGCAAGGCGCCCGAGAGCCTCGACGCATGGGACCTGGTGATGCGCGCGCTGTCCCATTTCTGGCGCATGACCCGCGAGGACAATTTTGCGGCCCAGGCGCTATTGGAGCGGGCCATCGCGCTTGATCCGAACTATGCGCAGGCGCATGCCGTGCTCGCGGTCAGCCATACGTTTGGTGCTCACATGGGCTGGCAGGATGCCGCAACCGCGACGCCAATCGCCGAACGCGCGGCACTGGCGGCGGTGCGAGCCGACGGCGAGGACCCTTGGGCGCATCTCGCGATGGCCGCCGCCTGTTCCTATCTCGGACGTCTTGACGATGCGCTCGCCGCGTATGAACTGGCGCTGCGTCTCAATCCCAACTTCTCGCTGGCGCAGGGCTATTATGGCCTGGTGCTGTCGTGGACCGGGCGCGGGCGCGAAGGCACCGAAGCCGTGCGGCGCGCGCTCAGGCTTTCTCCGCGTGATCCCTTGTCGGCAATCTATTATGGCGTTGCAGGCTACGCCGCGTTCGTGGAGGGAGATTACAGCCAAGCGATCCGGCTGTGTCGCGAGAGCGTTCGGCAGCGCAACGATTTTGTCGGCGGCTACCGCGTGCTTGCGGCGGCCGCCGGAATGGCCGGCGAAACGGAGCTCGCGATCGCCGCGCTGCGGGAGTTGCGTCGCGTCCAGCCCAACATCTCGCTCGCCTGGATCGGGAGCCAGTTGCCGTTCCGGGCAGAGCAGCGCGAGCGCTTTCTGGAAGGTTTGCGGCGCGCAGGGCTCGATTGAAGCGGTGCGAGATCGCGCAGCGAAGGGGCCGCCCGCTGCTGTTCTGGTCGCAGCCGCAGGATGCGCGTCGGCCACGGCACGTCAAGCGAAGCGCTGCCGTTCCGGTCGAAAATACGAGAGCCGTCGGACGCTCAGGGCGCCCTATTTCTTGCACAGCCCCTTGGCTTTGCGCTCCTCCATCGACTGCAGGCACCACGACGAGCACCCGCAACTGGCGGTGGCGCACTTTTTCGTACACGCATTGAGGCAGGCATTAAGATCGCAATTGACGGCCAGCGCCGGCGGCGCCAAGGCGGCGGACAGCCCGTAGACGAACATCATGAACAGGAACGCCAGGAAAATACGTGGCATGGCAAATCTCCAGCAATAGACAACGTATTGAAATGCGCGTCTGTCACTCTACCACAGCCGTACCCTTGGTGAAGCACCAAGCCCTCACGCCGAGCCGCGCGCGAAGAAGGCGACGAGCAGGCCGAAGCCGAGCATCGCCACGAGGTTGCCCGTGAAGGTCCACGCCGTGAACGGCGGGATGCGGCCGATCTCCGACAGCGGCACCACCGCGTAGTTCATCACCAGGAAGACGCCGACGCCGTAGGCGAGGCCGCCTGCGATCCAGTACGGCTTGAGCTCGGGGATGCGGTTGCTGGCGAGCACGTAGAGTGCGGCGATGATCAGCGACATCACCCATTGCAGCACGAGGCCCAGCAGGACCGCGGGGAGGCCGCCCTGAAACGACGCCTTGCCGAGCACGCCGCTTGCGATCACGAGCAGGATCGCGAGCGGGTTTATGCCATTGATCAGCGCGGCCGCGCCGATATCGAGCGTGCCGGCGATCAGGCCGGCAAGAAGGATCGCGATCGGAGTGGAGAATGACATGACCATGGCAAGGCTCCGCTTGGCTGAGGCGCAAGGGAAGGCACGCGCGCAACCGGTCGCGGCGCCGCCGCCATTGCCCTTGTGCCTGGTTTTAGTGTTGACTGTATAGATCGATACATACAATCTGTCAACGCGCGCCGGCGGTGTTTGAGAGCGCGGGAAGGATGAGGCGATGAACGACACCCGGGAACGGCTCTTGATCACAGGCGAAAGGCTGTTCCGCACCCAGGGCTATTCGGGCACCGGCCTGAAGCAGCTCGCGCAGGAGGCCGAGGCGCCGTGGAGCTCGATGTATCACTTCTTTCCGGGCGGCAAGCAGCAGCTCGGCGCCGAGGTGATCCGCTTCGCCGCCGAGCGCTATGCGGCGCTGATCGCGAAGGCCTTCGCTGCCTATCCCGATCCCGCCGATGCGGTGGCCGCTGCGTTCAAGGCCGAAGCAAAGATCCTTGCTGAATCGAATTTTCGCAACGGCTGCCCTGTCGCCGCGGTGACGCTCGACGTTGCCAGCACGGTCGAGGAGTTGCGCGAGCCCTGCGCGGAAGCCTTTGGTCTGTGGATCACGACGATTGCGCAAGGTCTCGCCGCGGGCGGCTTGCCGGCGAAGGACGCGCGCGAGCTCGCAAGCCATGTGCTGTCCTCGCTGGAGGGGGCCATCCTCCTGAGCCGCGCCGAGAAGAGCGTGGCGCCGCTGGAGCGCGCTTCCGCCTTCGTGGTGCCGGCGGTGCGGGCGAGGCTGCAAGCGAGGGGACGGAACAACCGCCGGTAGCGGCGCTTTCACCGGTCATCGCGTGATGACAAATTGGCGGGACCGTCGCGCATCGCCGCGACGTTGTGATGCTCGGTGCAGGTGACAGGAAAGTCTGGTCGCCGTCGTGCGCCGGCTTGAACACATTCCTTCGCAACCATGCCGATGGCATTGTCGCAATGGAACTCGTCGTGTCCTTTCTGCAACATTCGCCAACAAAGCGTCGCGAGCATTGATGGTTGGGTCGCTACTCATTGTCGCATAATGAATGCCGGGTTATTTTAACTGACCTCAAGTGGCGGTGGAGATTCCAGTGTTGAAATACATCATCCTAGGTGCCGCATCGCTGGCCTTTGTCGGAACAGCTTTTGCGGCGGA
This genomic interval from Bradyrhizobium sp. NP1 contains the following:
- a CDS encoding winged helix-turn-helix domain-containing tetratricopeptide repeat protein, which gives rise to MQFTFGDHALDTDKRELRRSGEPIAVEPQVFDLLIYLIQNRDRVVSKDDLFAEVWGGRIVADSTLATRINAARKAIGDSGNEQRLIRTIARRGVRFVGDVQSREAAIEFAQAADPSLDERLFAGQAGPPSDRPAIAVLPFVNMSGEAEQEYFSDGISEDIITALSKLRWFFVIARNSSFAYKGKSVHIRQIAKELGVDYVIEGSVRKAGERIRIAVQLNDVTTGSHLGAERYDREVAGVFAVQDEITEAIVATIEPQLYAAENFRARRKAPESLDAWDLVMRALSHFWRMTREDNFAAQALLERAIALDPNYAQAHAVLAVSHTFGAHMGWQDAATATPIAERAALAAVRADGEDPWAHLAMAAACSYLGRLDDALAAYELALRLNPNFSLAQGYYGLVLSWTGRGREGTEAVRRALRLSPRDPLSAIYYGVAGYAAFVEGDYSQAIRLCRESVRQRNDFVGGYRVLAAAAGMAGETELAIAALRELRRVQPNISLAWIGSQLPFRAEQRERFLEGLRRAGLD
- a CDS encoding TetR/AcrR family transcriptional regulator produces the protein MNDTRERLLITGERLFRTQGYSGTGLKQLAQEAEAPWSSMYHFFPGGKQQLGAEVIRFAAERYAALIAKAFAAYPDPADAVAAAFKAEAKILAESNFRNGCPVAAVTLDVASTVEELREPCAEAFGLWITTIAQGLAAGGLPAKDARELASHVLSSLEGAILLSRAEKSVAPLERASAFVVPAVRARLQARGRNNRR
- a CDS encoding outer membrane beta-barrel protein, producing MKRLGLKVAAALLMFAGAASAADLPARTYTKAPPPIAPVTNWTGFYVGIDGGYGWTNNTGNGTFFTPAGIPFGPGTAAPPGNVAKAQGGLAGGTAGYNWQTGAIVWGIETDIQWSDIKGSGSVIDPCCSPTFPGPNGVYSASQNLTWFGTTRGRVGWLATPNLLLFATGGAFYGHENVSSTIFFPASGFMYPASNSTTRVGWTVGGGFEYLFASSWSAKVEGLYYDMGNINSSFTCPAGVATCTVGFTQTGTFALHGAIVRAGLNWHFNPGPVVARY